A window of Flexistipes sp. genomic DNA:
CAAACCTTACCCACTCTGAAAGCATTGTTTGCAATTATATAAAAGCAGGGTATTCCACCAAAGAAATTGCAGACAAACTAAATGTATCAATTGATACAATCCAGACCCATCGAAAAAATATTCGTAAAAAGTTTGGCATAACGGATAGAAGTATAAATTTGTATTCTTATGTAAAAAGTAATTATTAACCCAAAATACCCACTTCTTCACCATTAAATCCCCAAAACTTCCCAGCTTACATTTGCAAATAATTCTTTATAGTTAGATTATAAGCTTTTTGTTTATTAACTTTAAAAAGGAGGTTTTATGGTTAACTTATTGCGCATTGTTTTTGCGCTATTATTGGTTGGAGTCTTGGCATTTCCTGTACTAGCTTTTGAAGATTTCCGATATGTCACTCCGGACTCATGGTCTATGCACACATCTCCAGGCCAGTTTAAAGAGATGTATCGAGGGCTCCCTATGGGAAAAACAAAATTGAATCTTAGCCTAACGTCAAGGTATAGGCTGCAAACAAATGATTATACTAGTGATCAGAATTTCTATCAGTATTTAAGAGCAAATACTTCACCTGTAAAGATAGGTCAAGGTTCAATGACTACTACTCTATTCTCACGATTCGCTGATGATATTGATGGTGACTCAAATCGTGATTGGGGCGACAGTTATTATTATTATTACGAAGACTCTTTAGATAGAGAACTTGAAGACAACGATTGGGCACCACGTGTATATCAAGCAAAATTTGAGCTGAACAAGGTTATTCCCAGTACAGATGTAACAGGTGGTCGTTTTTATCTTGACCATCTTAATGCTTTTCAAATGGATGGGGGTGATTTTACAGCGAATATAGGAAAAAAGTTAGATGTATACGGCTTTGCTGGGAGACCAGTTAGCTATTATATTGATACTGATAGCGACTTTTTCTATGGGGGCGGATTAAAGTTTCAAGCTACAAGCACAACTAAAATTTCTGCAGAATATGTAAAGCTTGATGTGGAAAATCTTGATGACGACTACACAAAAGCAAGACTTGGTCAAAGTGTTCCATATGGTACTATTGCATTAGAATATACAAATCTTAATTCATCATCAGAATATCTTCTTTTAGGCAATTTTGAGATTCCTTACACAGGTACTATGGTGGGGATAGAGTATAAAACACTGAGAGATGAGGTGGACACTTATAATTCATATGTTGTTAATCCTTTAACATATACACTTCTGCCTGAGAGCAAGTATGACCTTTTAGATTTATCTGTTTATCAGGGACTCGGTGATCATTTAGTTTTTGGAGCTGGATACGAAGTAAGAACAGTTAATGATAGTAACGAGGAAGACTTCGGCAATCGAAATTATGATAGGTATTATGGAAACATCGATATAATGGGTATTCCTACTTACAACACTTATGTCTCATTTAAATTTGATTACTGGGATGTAGAGAAAAACCAAGATGTGAGTAATAATGAAAAAGTTCAGTATGGAATCGAGATTAGTCAAAAGATCAACAATGCTGTTGATGTATGGCTTGGGACTGATTTCAATAAATATGAATATGATTATATAAACGATCAACGTAAAGATTCAGTAAGGATGTATTATGTTGGAGGTCAATGGGAACCTAATAATATTTTTAGTTTTCTTGTAGATCTCAGTTATGAAGACAGTGAAATGTACGATACTAGTGACCTTGAAAAAATATACACTGTTGAAGCTTGGGCAAACATTATTTTTTAGAAAAGGAGGATATATGAGATTAAAAGTAATACTGATTTTTGGAATGCTCGTTCTTTTAGCATCCGTCAGTTTGGCGGTTGATGCCAATAAGCCATCCAGTCACGATACATCTTGGTTGAAAAGGCACGGGCAAGCTAGCAAGATTAACCCAGAACAATGCAAGGCATGTCATACAAATAAGACAGATTGTATTAGGTGCCATGAAGAGGTAACTCCTAGAAACCATACACCCTCTTGGATAAAACGAGGGCATGGCCTAGAAGCAAGGTGGAATAGAGACTCCTGTACTACTTGTCACAAAGAGGATTCTTGTATCGAGTGCCATCAAACTACGGCACCTTCCAGTCATAGACCTGGTTGGAGAGATCCACTTAACAGACATTGCAACAGCTGTCATTATCCGGTGCAGGATACAGCATGTTTTACGTGTCATAAAGCGGCACATGCACCCGGAACATACGAATAATTAATTGACAATAAAGGAGGAAAGAATGAGCACAAGAGATAAGCTGCTTAACGAGTCAAGCGTAAGTCGTCGTAGTTTTCTGAAAGGAATGACTGCAATTGGAGCCACTGCTGCTATATATGGATGTGGGGCAAGCGGTGAAGGTGGTCAGACGTATATGGAGGAGGCTGAAGAATCAAGGCCAAATGCTCCGGAAATAGGTGGTGCAGTTGTTGCTGGTGCAGCACCTCACAATTGCGGCGGAAGATGTGTAACAAAAGCTTATGTAGAAAATGGGGTTATAAAAAGATTTGTTACAGACGAAACACCTGACAAAAACTTAATTGACGGAAATGGAGAAGATAGCCCTCAACTCAGAGCTTGTGTAAGATGTAGAAGTAACCGCCAGAGATTTTACAGAAGCGACAGAATCCTTACACCTCTTAAGCAGACAGGAAATAGAGGGGATGTTAATGGATTTGTAAGGATAAGTTGGGATCAGGCAGCGCGGGAAATAGCAAATAAGCTCCAGCAGATAAAAATTGCATATGGGAAAGAAGCTTTGTACAATCATTACGCTTCTGGTGATGGCAATTCCATTGGAGGCGCAAGCTCGTCTTCTGGTCGGCTTCTTAATACTTGTTTAGGCGGCTACATGACTTATAGGAACGACTATAGCTGGCCTTCACTAGAGCATACAAGCTGGTTTTTTTTCGGCCAGAATTTTTACTTTCCTCCTGGAAAGTCAAGGCAGGATGCTTTTAATAGCGATGCTCTTGTGGTGTGGAGTGGTAATTATGCAGAGAGTATATGGGGAACGAATAGCAATTGGTATATGCAACAACTTAGTGAAATGGGGAAAGATGTAATAGTTGTTGACAGTAGATACTCAATGACAGCTTCTACTCAGGCTACTAAATATATTGCTCCGGTTCCCGGCACAGATGCAGCAGTAGCAGCTGCCATTATGTATGAGCTTATTACTCAAACATGGGATGAAAATGGCGTCAAAGTAGGTAATAAGCTTGATGAGGAATTTATCCTTAGATATACTCATGGTTTTTTTGATGATCATGCTTATGACAGTTATCTAAGTATCCCAAAAACATTCCATAATGATGTTGATAGGACGAAATATATAGTGCCTGATGGATCCTCTATGAGTGCAATGGTAATGGGTTCTGATGATAGGTTGGTTAAAGCAGGTCTTAACGGAGCCACTTCAGTTTATCCTGATAAGATTGGCTACAATAACTATAATCCACAGGATCCAAGTGACCCACTTAAAGCTGCTTTAGTGCCAATATATGGAAGTGAGCCAAAAACACCTGAGTGGGCAGCAGATATTTCAGGTGTACCCGTCTCTGAAATTAAAAAACTTGCAAATATATTTGCTACAAAGAAAGTCACATTATGGTTAGGCGGCGGATTTCAGAGGCAATCTGAAGGTGAGCAAGGTCCATTGAGTTGCTATGCTTTAGGGGCAATTACTAAAAACTTCGGAGTTCCTGGTAGACATGTTGGTGTATATGGGGACAGGAAGCCTTTATCTTTCACTCTGGGTATGCCTGGCGGCACAAACTCAGTGGCACTTGACCTTTATGACACTACAAAGCTTACAGCTCCTAACTATACACCTTTTATAACAAGGAATACTTTTCCTGTTTTCATGTGGCATGATATAGCCAAGTATGGAGGCACAGGTAAGTCAATGTGGAATGACGGTCAAACAAAACGTATACCTACCAAAATGAAAGCATTTATGAACTTTGGGGGTAATTGTCTAGTTAACCAGTGTGGTGATTATAATGTTATTTCTGAGATTATAAAAGATAAGAATAATATTGAACTTATTGTTAATTCAGATCAGTTTATGACACCTTCTGCAAAGTTTTCTGACTATATACTTCCTGCGGCAACGGCTTTTGAAAAAGAAGGTGCATGCGATGGTTGGCTTGCAGGTGACTCGCTAATATGTATGAATAAAGCTGTGGAGCCCCAAGGTGAAGCGAAACCCGATTATGAAATAGCATCACTTTTAGCTGATAAAATGGGAATGAAAAATGACTTTACTGAAGGTAAAACAGTAGATGACTGGAGAAGAGAAAGTGTAGTGCCTATACTTCAGAAATATAATGCAAATATGACGTATGAAGAGTGGAAAGAAAAAGGTATATTCAGTCTTGATGAATCATATGGTATAACAGACCCTTTAAAAGCATTTAGATCAAATCCTTCATCAAATCCTCTTATGACGCCTACTGGTAAGTTTGAGATATACAGCCAGGCCATGGTGGAAGACTATGAAGCAAGGGGATACGGTAATGATGATAACAGAATAACACTAAATGGTTCTTTACATGATGGTAAACAAACAGGTAAGTTTGTCTATGCAATACCAATGTTTATACCCATTTTGGAAGGTATCTTTGCTAATGGCAAACATCCAGACCCTCAAAACTTAGATAGTGAATATCCTTTGACACTCAATGGCTGGCATATGATGTATAGGTCACACTCAACACATAATAATAATGCCTATTTAAATGAAGTTTTTAAAAGAAGTCTAAAGGGCAAAGAAGCTTTTCTTGACTACAAAAACAGAGAAGTTGGTAATGTTTGGGATGATGGAGTATATGAGCCTGTAGTGATCAACCCTGCTGATGCAAACACTTATAAAGTTTCAACAGGGGATAGAGTTGTTGTTGCTAACCATAGGGGCAGTATATATGCAACTGCTGTCATTTCTGAAAGAGTCAGAAAAGGTATAGTAGCTATGGGACAAGGTGGGTGGTCAAACGGTGACAACGCCAAAGGTAGACCCGACATTGGCGGCAATATTAATAATTTGACAAAGCTTAGACCATCACGAATATGCCAAGGTATGACTCTAGGGGCAGATACTAGAGTCAAGATCGAGAAAGCATAAATAATTAGAGGAGGAAAAAATGGCTAATAAACAGATGGCATTTTATTATGATCAGAATAGATGTATGGGGTGTAACACATGTGTTGTGGCTTGCAAAGACTGGAATGATGTGAAACCTGGACCAGCGGATTGGCGAA
This region includes:
- a CDS encoding molybdopterin-dependent oxidoreductase; this translates as MSTRDKLLNESSVSRRSFLKGMTAIGATAAIYGCGASGEGGQTYMEEAEESRPNAPEIGGAVVAGAAPHNCGGRCVTKAYVENGVIKRFVTDETPDKNLIDGNGEDSPQLRACVRCRSNRQRFYRSDRILTPLKQTGNRGDVNGFVRISWDQAAREIANKLQQIKIAYGKEALYNHYASGDGNSIGGASSSSGRLLNTCLGGYMTYRNDYSWPSLEHTSWFFFGQNFYFPPGKSRQDAFNSDALVVWSGNYAESIWGTNSNWYMQQLSEMGKDVIVVDSRYSMTASTQATKYIAPVPGTDAAVAAAIMYELITQTWDENGVKVGNKLDEEFILRYTHGFFDDHAYDSYLSIPKTFHNDVDRTKYIVPDGSSMSAMVMGSDDRLVKAGLNGATSVYPDKIGYNNYNPQDPSDPLKAALVPIYGSEPKTPEWAADISGVPVSEIKKLANIFATKKVTLWLGGGFQRQSEGEQGPLSCYALGAITKNFGVPGRHVGVYGDRKPLSFTLGMPGGTNSVALDLYDTTKLTAPNYTPFITRNTFPVFMWHDIAKYGGTGKSMWNDGQTKRIPTKMKAFMNFGGNCLVNQCGDYNVISEIIKDKNNIELIVNSDQFMTPSAKFSDYILPAATAFEKEGACDGWLAGDSLICMNKAVEPQGEAKPDYEIASLLADKMGMKNDFTEGKTVDDWRRESVVPILQKYNANMTYEEWKEKGIFSLDESYGITDPLKAFRSNPSSNPLMTPTGKFEIYSQAMVEDYEARGYGNDDNRITLNGSLHDGKQTGKFVYAIPMFIPILEGIFANGKHPDPQNLDSEYPLTLNGWHMMYRSHSTHNNNAYLNEVFKRSLKGKEAFLDYKNREVGNVWDDGVYEPVVINPADANTYKVSTGDRVVVANHRGSIYATAVISERVRKGIVAMGQGGWSNGDNAKGRPDIGGNINNLTKLRPSRICQGMTLGADTRVKIEKA